GTGGCGCGTCTTGCTCGAATTCAGCTAAAACCGGAAGAGGTTGCGCAAATGACGGTTCATTTAGGCGCAGTTCTCGAATATATGTCTCAACTCAATGAATTAAATACCGATCAAGTTGAACCCACAATGCACGTTATACCGATGACTATGCCTTTGCGGGAGGATATTGTCCGTCCTTCTTTGCCCGTGGAAGAGGCTTTGAAAAACGCCCCCGATCCCCGCGACAACATGTTCGGTGTGCCGAGGATCATGGATGGAGGCGAGGAATAATGGTGATTCATGAATTAGGGGTCAATGAGCTCGCCTACCGCATTCGCGATAAAGAATTATCGGCAAGCGATGTGGTCGCGGCGATTAGTGACCGTATAGAGGACGTCGAGCCGCAAGTTCAAGCATTTTTACACATCGACTTGGAATACGCCAAGGCCCAGGCAAAGAGAATTGATCAGTTGCCTGCACACGAATTAGAACGGTTGCCCTTAGCCGGTGTTCCTATAGCCATCAAAGACAATATGACAACGACGATCATGCCGACAACCGCCGGATCCAAGATTCTAGAAGGGTTCATGGCGCCTTATAATGCGACTGTCGTTAACCGGCTGGAAGCTGCCGGGGCTATCATCATCGGAAAAACCAATTTGGATGAGTTCGCCATGGGTTCGTCGACAGAGCATTCGGCCTACCATGTGACACGTAATCCGTGGGACCTGGAGAGGGTGCCGGGCGGCTCTAGTGGGGGATCGGCCGCAGCAGTTGCCGCACAAATGGTTCCAGCCGCTTTGGGTTCGGATACCGGAGGTTCTATTCGCCAGCCAGCTAGTTATTGCGGGGTCACAGGCTTTAAGCCCACATACGGGCGTGTGTCCCGCTACGGTTTAATTGCTTTTGCTTCTAGTTTGGATCAAATTGGTCCATTGACGCGGAGTGTGGATGATGCCTGGTTATTATATCAAGTCATCGCTGGGCATGATCCTTTGGATGCCACATCTTTGACACAACCCATAGAGCCACGAAGTGCCGAACCGGTTCAGTGGAATCAATTACGGATAGGGATTCCTAAAGAATATGACGGAGAGGGCCTGGATCCCCGTGTTCAGGAGCGCTACCATCAAGTTTTGTCAACATTGGAGGCGCAAGGAGCGAAACTGGTCGAAATTTCCTTGCCTCACACGCATTATGCCATTGCCACCTACTATTTAGTGGCCCCTGCAGAAGCATCGAGTAATTTATCGCGCTTTGACGGGGTTCGTTATGGATTCCGGGCCCAGGGAAACGACTTACTAGAAATGTATGAGCGGACTCGAGCTGAAGGATTTGGTCCCGAAGTCATTCGCCGTATTCTACTGGGTACGCATGCTCTGTCGGCTGGTTATTATGATGCTTACTACCTTAAAGCGCAAAAAGTTCGGACGCTCATCCGCCAAGATTTTGAATTGGCCTTCGGTCAAGTGGATGTGATTTTGACCCCGACAACCCCCGACATTGCATTTAAATTTGGGGAAAAGAGCGAAGATCCCCTCCAAATGTATCTCTCTGATGTATTCACGGTGACGGCCAACTTAGCGGGGATTCCCGGGATTTCCACGCCGGCCGGTTTGATTTCAGGGATTCCTGTCGGAGTCCAGTGGCTTGGACCTGCCTTACAAGAGAGTCGGTTATTGCAAATTGCCCGTGGATTTGAAGAACTTTGGCCATCAGGGCCTTGGCCGTCTTTAGGAGGCGACTTATGAACAACAATTATGAGGTTATCATCGGATTAGAGGTGCACGTTGAACTCAAGACCCAGTCAAAACTTTTCTGTAGTTGTTCTACGGAATTTGGTGCAGAACCTAACACCCATACCTGTCCTATTTGTTTAGGGATGCCTGGGGTATTGCCAGTTTTGAATCAACAAGCAGTGGTATATGCAACCAAAGCAGCATTGGCTCTTCAGTGCACGGTACATCCGTACTCGAAGTTTGATCGCAAACAGTACTTTTATCCCGATTTACCCAAAGCCTACCAAATTTCACAATATGATCAGCCTTTAGCCGAACATGGGTCTGTGCCCATTGTTGAGAATGGCGAAGTCGTCAAGACGATCGGGGTACGGCGTATTCATCTGGAAGAAGATGCCGGGAAATTAAATCACATGGGTCAACGACTTGGGGACGCAAAAGGTTCTCTAGTCGATCTCAACCGGGCCGGAGTTCCCCTCATTGAAATCGTATCGGAGCCTGATATGCGCTCAGCCGAGGAAGCGAGACTCTATCTCACGGAATTACGCAATATCTTAAGTTATCTAGATATATCTGATTTGCGCATGGAAGAGGGTTCGATGCGGTGTGATGCTAACGTATCCCTACGCCCGAAAGACTACACAGGATCGTTAGAAGATTTGCCGCGTGTTGAAATCAAAAACGTCAATTCCATTCGCAATGTGCAACGGGGCATTGAATATGAGGTGGAACGCCAGGCGGAATTGTTGGCTCGTGGCGAACGTATTGTGAAAGAAACGCGCGGATTTGACGATCAAAGTGGCAGAACCTATTCTCAGCGTAGCAAAGAAGAAGCGAACGATTATCGCTATTTTCCCGAACCGGATTTGCCTCCCTTGGTATTAGATGAGGCATTTATCCAAGAGATAGCTGATAGGTTGCCGCCATCCACGATGAGTATTCGTGAAGAATTAAAGGCGCAAGGAGTCCAGCCCAAGGATATCGAGATCATTTTAGCCGATCAAGGAGCACTGGCTTTTTGGCAGGATGCAACATCGCAATACGGTGGTGATGCGCGGCAAATCACAAACTGGATGCTGTCGGATTTGTCACGCTTGCTGAATGCCCATGGCGATAGTTTTGCGACATCCCCCGTATCTCCAACGAATCTTGTGGAGTTACTGAAATTAATCGATGAAGGTACCCTGTCAGGACGCATGGCCAAAGAAGTTCTTGACCATATGTACCAAAGCAAACAACCAGCACGCACGGTAGTTAAGGACTTGGGCTTGAGTCAAATTACGGACCACAATGCGATTACGCAGGTCGTCGAAGAAACCGTGGCTCACCATCCCCAAGTTGTTCAAGATTACCTTAGTGGAAAAGAAAAAGCCTTGGGCTTCTTAGTGGGTCAAGTCATGAAAAAGACCAATGGACAGGCTAAACCCGATATGGTCAACGCGATTTTGAAAGAAGTTATTCAGGCCTATGCGGAAAAAGCCTAAACCATTAAAGCCTGGCGCTCACATTCGCATTGTTGCTCCTGCGGGCATAGTGAATCCAAAGAACTTGCAGATCACTCAAGATTTCTTGACTCACCGTGGATATACGGTGAGTCAAGGTGCCCATGTCTTGGACCAACATGAAATATTTGCGGGCAAAGAAACCGACCGGGTCCAAGATTTGGTGGACGCCTTATCCGATCCTCACGTGGATGCTGTGATTACTGCACGGGGAGGTTATGGAAGTGTTCGCCTTTTACCGTTGTTAGATCAGATTGATCTTTCTCATCTTAATCCCAAGTGCTTGCTAGGCTATAGCGATATTACCGCTTTGCATGCCTATTTTTTTACACGTTATGGATGGGTTACATATCATGGCCCCGTCATGGAATCCGATTGGACCCATGAGAATGGGCAAATAGCACTTGATGTCCTCGCTGGGACAAAGACATGTTGGCCAACACGGGCGATGGAGGTGTTAAACCCATCTCACGCCCCGATTACGGCTCCTTGGCATGGGGGTAACTTAACGGTATTAACCTCCCTGGTTGGGACACCATATTTTCCCAGTCTGAATGACGCGGTTCTTTTTGTCGAAGACGTAAATGAAGCTCCTTACCGCGTCGACCGGATGTTTCACCAGCTCCTATTATCGGGTTGTCTGGAAGGAATTCGGGGTATTGTATGGGGAGAAGGGGTGGGATGCGGCAATGATACGGACCCTTTGACAGTGAAACAGATTGTATACCAGATGGCGTTAGAATGTGGAGTTCCGGCATGGTATAACTTTCCCGCTGGCCATGGTGTGAATAATTGGACTGTCCCTTTGGGAGAGCCGTTGACAATATCTGATAATCACGTCTTATTAGCAGGTGAATAAACGGATGGACGTAACTTTACCGAAGCAGATTGAGGTTCACATTGAGCGAATGGGACAAAATGGTCAAGGTATCGCATACCTGCCTGATGGGCGCATTTTCTTTGTAGACGGCGCATTACCGGGGGAACGGGTTCTTGCTCAGCTGACTCAAGTAAAATCACAATATGCCCGGGGAACATTAAATCAGGTGATTCAAGCGAGCTCCAGTCGGATTGAGCCTAGTTGTGCTTATTTTGAACAGTGCGGCGGCTGCGCCTTTCAACACTGGGATTATCAACAAGAATTGCAGTACAAGGAAAACTGGGTGAAACAAGCCCTGAAACGGATTGGCAAACTGGAGAGCCCACCGGTGGAACCAATAGTGGCGGCACCTTCAGCCGATCATTACCGGAATAAAGGGCAATTTCCCTGGGGATATGTTGACGGCAAACTCCAGTTAGGTCTTTATCAATCGCGCAGTCATCACCTCGTTCCTTTGGACAATTGCCTGATCCAAGACCAGGCTATTAGTGATATGTTGGAAGATTTGCCCAGAGTAGTTGCGCCGTACCGTTTATCCGCGTACGATGAGTCCACGGGCAAAGGATTGTTGCGGCATGTGCTTATCCGCACGTCAAAATGGTCCCGGGATATGCTGGTACTCTTTGTCGCGACAAACCAAGATCCCCGACTCAAAAACATTGCCGAGGAATTAATGCGGCAATACCCGCATATCGCTGGCGTCGGAATAAATATTAACCCTGAACGGACTAATCGAATTCTCGGAACCCATACCGAGTTATTGGCTGGGACGTCAACCATCATCGATAAAATCCTGGACATGTCGTTTTACGTGTCTTTTGAATCGTTTTTCCAGGTCAATCCCGAACAAGTCAGCACATTATACCAGCTAGCGTTAAAGCATGTGCCCGAGAAGGCTAAAATTGTATGGGATCTTTATGCCGGGGTAGGTACTCTTGCCACATTGATGAGTCCGAAAAGCCAAGCCGTTTATGCCATTGAAATTAATGCGCAAGCAGTCGCGGATGCTAAGAAAAATTTTGCTCTTAACCATTTGAACAATGTATCGGCTATCGCCGCCCCTGTCGAAGAGATTGCGACACACCACCAGCTTCCCGATCCAGAAGTGGTCGTGATGGATCCTCCACGAAAAGGTGTTGATGCCAGCGTATTGTATACCTTGAAGCAGTTGGCACCTGAACGGATTATTTATGTCAGTTGTAATCCTGATACATTGGCTCGGGATATTGCCTTATTACGTCCCGATTATGAACTCCAAAGCGTCACACCCGTCGATATGTTTCCGCGAACTGACCATGTAGAGTCCTGCTCGCTGCTCATTAAAACACGTTAAAGAGGGCATGACCTGCCGCTATTCAAACGGATTTTGGCAAAAAACTATTTGCCGTACTTGTGGCAGAAGTCTCCCGTTTCTAAGCGAAGACGGGAGCGGTTCACGACTTATGCAAAAATCACATAGCT
The Sulfobacillus thermosulfidooxidans DNA segment above includes these coding regions:
- the gatC gene encoding Asp-tRNA(Asn)/Glu-tRNA(Gln) amidotransferase subunit GatC, which translates into the protein MSLSEEQVKHVARLARIQLKPEEVAQMTVHLGAVLEYMSQLNELNTDQVEPTMHVIPMTMPLREDIVRPSLPVEEALKNAPDPRDNMFGVPRIMDGGEE
- the gatB gene encoding Asp-tRNA(Asn)/Glu-tRNA(Gln) amidotransferase subunit GatB, which translates into the protein MNNNYEVIIGLEVHVELKTQSKLFCSCSTEFGAEPNTHTCPICLGMPGVLPVLNQQAVVYATKAALALQCTVHPYSKFDRKQYFYPDLPKAYQISQYDQPLAEHGSVPIVENGEVVKTIGVRRIHLEEDAGKLNHMGQRLGDAKGSLVDLNRAGVPLIEIVSEPDMRSAEEARLYLTELRNILSYLDISDLRMEEGSMRCDANVSLRPKDYTGSLEDLPRVEIKNVNSIRNVQRGIEYEVERQAELLARGERIVKETRGFDDQSGRTYSQRSKEEANDYRYFPEPDLPPLVLDEAFIQEIADRLPPSTMSIREELKAQGVQPKDIEIILADQGALAFWQDATSQYGGDARQITNWMLSDLSRLLNAHGDSFATSPVSPTNLVELLKLIDEGTLSGRMAKEVLDHMYQSKQPARTVVKDLGLSQITDHNAITQVVEETVAHHPQVVQDYLSGKEKALGFLVGQVMKKTNGQAKPDMVNAILKEVIQAYAEKA
- a CDS encoding S66 peptidase family protein, producing the protein MRKKPKPLKPGAHIRIVAPAGIVNPKNLQITQDFLTHRGYTVSQGAHVLDQHEIFAGKETDRVQDLVDALSDPHVDAVITARGGYGSVRLLPLLDQIDLSHLNPKCLLGYSDITALHAYFFTRYGWVTYHGPVMESDWTHENGQIALDVLAGTKTCWPTRAMEVLNPSHAPITAPWHGGNLTVLTSLVGTPYFPSLNDAVLFVEDVNEAPYRVDRMFHQLLLSGCLEGIRGIVWGEGVGCGNDTDPLTVKQIVYQMALECGVPAWYNFPAGHGVNNWTVPLGEPLTISDNHVLLAGE
- the gatA gene encoding Asp-tRNA(Asn)/Glu-tRNA(Gln) amidotransferase subunit GatA, producing the protein MVIHELGVNELAYRIRDKELSASDVVAAISDRIEDVEPQVQAFLHIDLEYAKAQAKRIDQLPAHELERLPLAGVPIAIKDNMTTTIMPTTAGSKILEGFMAPYNATVVNRLEAAGAIIIGKTNLDEFAMGSSTEHSAYHVTRNPWDLERVPGGSSGGSAAAVAAQMVPAALGSDTGGSIRQPASYCGVTGFKPTYGRVSRYGLIAFASSLDQIGPLTRSVDDAWLLYQVIAGHDPLDATSLTQPIEPRSAEPVQWNQLRIGIPKEYDGEGLDPRVQERYHQVLSTLEAQGAKLVEISLPHTHYAIATYYLVAPAEASSNLSRFDGVRYGFRAQGNDLLEMYERTRAEGFGPEVIRRILLGTHALSAGYYDAYYLKAQKVRTLIRQDFELAFGQVDVILTPTTPDIAFKFGEKSEDPLQMYLSDVFTVTANLAGIPGISTPAGLISGIPVGVQWLGPALQESRLLQIARGFEELWPSGPWPSLGGDL
- the rlmD gene encoding 23S rRNA (uracil(1939)-C(5))-methyltransferase RlmD, with amino-acid sequence MDVTLPKQIEVHIERMGQNGQGIAYLPDGRIFFVDGALPGERVLAQLTQVKSQYARGTLNQVIQASSSRIEPSCAYFEQCGGCAFQHWDYQQELQYKENWVKQALKRIGKLESPPVEPIVAAPSADHYRNKGQFPWGYVDGKLQLGLYQSRSHHLVPLDNCLIQDQAISDMLEDLPRVVAPYRLSAYDESTGKGLLRHVLIRTSKWSRDMLVLFVATNQDPRLKNIAEELMRQYPHIAGVGININPERTNRILGTHTELLAGTSTIIDKILDMSFYVSFESFFQVNPEQVSTLYQLALKHVPEKAKIVWDLYAGVGTLATLMSPKSQAVYAIEINAQAVADAKKNFALNHLNNVSAIAAPVEEIATHHQLPDPEVVVMDPPRKGVDASVLYTLKQLAPERIIYVSCNPDTLARDIALLRPDYELQSVTPVDMFPRTDHVESCSLLIKTR